Proteins encoded in a region of the Trypanosoma brucei gambiense DAL972 chromosome 6, complete sequence genome:
- a CDS encoding glyceraldehyde 3-phosphate dehydrogenase,glycosomal — protein MSVALFFSSFLTVPYFPCICLSFCGAEFIRANQTSKRLTTNLNMTIKVGINGFGRIGRMVFQALCDDGLLGNEIDVVAVVDMNTDARYFAYQMKYDSVHGKFKHSVSTTKSKPSVAKDDTLVVNGHRILCVKAQRNPADLPWGKLGVEYVIESTGLFTVKSAAEGHLRGGARKVVISAPASGGAKTFVMGVNHNDYNPREHHVVSNASCTTNCLAPLVHVLVKEGFGISTGLMTTVHSYTATQKTVDGVSVKDWRGGRAAALNIIPSTTGAAKAVGMVIPSTQGKLTGMAFRVPTADVSVVDLTFIATRDTSIKEIDAALKRASKTYMKNILGYTDEELVSADFISDSRSSIYDSKATLQNNLPNERRFFKIVSWYDNEWGYSHRVVDLVRHMAARDRAAKL, from the coding sequence ATGAGTGTcgcgttgtttttttcatcctttttgACCGTTCCCTATTTCCCGTGTAtctgcctttctttttgcggTGCAGAATTTATCCGAGCTAATCAAACAAGTAAAAGACTAACAACAAATTTGAATATGACTATTAAAGTTGGCATCAATGGTTTCGGCCGTATTGGTCGCATGGTGTTCCAGGCACTGTGCGACGACGGCCTCCTCGGGAATGAGATTGAtgtcgttgctgttgtggacATGAACACGGACGCTCGCTACTTCGCCTATCAGATGAAGTACGACTCCGTGCACGGCAAGTTCAAGCACTCTGTGTCGACTACGAAGAGCAAGCCATCCGTCGCGAAGGATGATACTCTCGTCGTCAACGGCCACCGCATCCTTTGCGTGAAAGCGCAGCGGAACCCTGCGGACCTCCCATGGGGAAAGCTTGGTGTGGAGTATGTGATTGAGTCAACTGGCCTCTTCACAGTGAAATCTGCTGCCGAGGGTCACCTCCGTGGTGGTGCTCGCAAGGTTGTCATCAGTGCCCCCGCCTCTGGTGGCGCCAAGACGTTCGTGATGGGCGTGAACCACAACGACTACAACCCTCGTGAACACCATGTGGTGTCGAACGCCTCATGCACAACTAATTGCCTCGCCCCACTCGTGCACGTGTTGGTGAAGGAGGGCTTCGGCATCTCCACTGGCCTCATGACCACTGTTCACTCGTACACAGCCACACAAAAGACCGTTGATGGTGTTTCCGTCAAGGACTGGCGTGGTGGTCGCGCTGCAGCCCTGAACATCATCCCAAGCACCACTGGTGCCGCCAAAGCCGTCGGCATGGTGATCCCGAGCACTCAGGGCAAGCTTACGGGTATGGCCTTCCGTGTTCCCACGGCTGATGTCTCTGTGGTGGACCTTACCTTCATTGCGACGCGCGACACGAGCATCAAGGAGATCGACGCTGCCCTGAAGCGCGCCTCCAAGACATATATGAAGAACATTCTCGGTTACACCGATGAGGAGCTCGTCAGTGCCGACTTCATCAGCGACAGCCGCAGCTCCATTTACGACTCCAAGGCGACCCTGCAGAACAACCTCCCCAACGAACGTCGCTTCTTCAAGATTGTCTCGTGGTACGATAACGAGTGGGGTTATTCCCACCGTGTGGTGGATCTTGTCCGCCACATGGCCGCTCGGGACCGTGCAGCAAAGCTATAA
- a CDS encoding U6 snRNA-associated Sm-like protein LSm5p,putative, whose protein sequence is MSVKSERRSFLSFLGCRVSVDLDDGSTLVGRLVSFSPTSNLILTDAERRKPLKRRRGSIRNECYNCVLFVRGSSVLSVKHSSGVTTDATVIDSITGRQTVVSKTIQAASQSLDTPLR, encoded by the coding sequence ATGTCTGTCAAATCCGAGCGGCGtagtttcctttccttcttgggCTGCCGCGTTAGTGTGGATTTGGATGACGGCTCCACACTTGTGGGCCGTCTTGTGTCCTTCAGTCCGACCTCGAACTTAATATTGACCGATGCGGAGCGTAGGAAACCACTTAAGCGCCGTAGGGGTAGCATCAGGAATGAATGCTACAACTGTGTGCTGTTTGTCCGCGGAAGCAGTGTGCTGTCGGTTAAGCATTCGAGTGGTGTCACGACGGATGCGACGGTCATTGACTCTATTACAGGGAGGCAGACAGTTGTGTCCAAGACAATACAGGCGGCGAGTCAAAGTTTGGACACTCCCCTCCGATAG
- a CDS encoding ribosomal RNA assembly protein, putative, which yields MTSSSKPKYHVPELTQDDVPGGACCVAETTFATQFPSYLESYIRSIWPAVETVLGQHQLTGKLDLMEGSMTVATTRRTWDPYAIVKARDFIRLLARNVPLAQAQKIFQTEITCDIIPISLKGKSTRRFIKRRDRLIGPKAQTLKALEILTGCYVLVQGKTVAVMGPVKGCQQVRKIVDDCMNNIHPIYGLKQLLIKRELAKREDLKHEDWSRFIPVYKKTLQNKEKAKAVKKAKKEKLQASLKKQANKEKSVFPPAPPKRKEDIAMESGKAFLVGQKRRKRDDFKME from the coding sequence ATGACGTCTTCGTCAAAACCCAAGTACCATGTGCCGGAGCTGACACAAGATGATGTTCCCGGTGGAGCGTGCTGCGTGGCTGAGACCACATTCGCAACCCAATTCCCTAGTTATCTGGAGAGCTACATACGAAGTATTTGGCCAGCAGTGGAGACGGTCCTTGGGCAACACCAACTGACAGGGAAGTTGGACCTAATGGAGGGATCCATGACCGTTGCAACTACCCGTCGGACGTGGGACCCATACGCTATCGTCAAGGCACGTGACTTTATACGACTTCTCGCTCGAAATGTTCCCCTCGCCCAGGCGCAGAAAATATTTCAAACGGAAATTACTTGTGACATCATTCCCATCTCACTAAAGGGAAAAAGCACTCGCAGATTTATAAAACGGCGCGACCGACTCATTGGCCCCAAGGCCCAGACGCTAAAAGCTTTAGAAATTCTCACGGGCTGTTATGTTCTCGTTCAGGGAAAGACAGTAGCTGTGATGGGCCCCGTGAAGGGGTGCCAACAGGTGCGAAAGATTGTTGACGACTGCATGAACAACATCCATCCAATCTACGGTCTCAAGCAGCTACTCATCAAGCGGGAGCTCGCAAAACGTGAAGACCTAAAGCACGAAGACTGGAGCCGCTTCATTCCAGTTTACAAGAAGACCTTACAGAACAAAGAGAAGGCAAAGGCTGTCAAGAAAGCCAAGAAAGAGAAGCTTCAGGCTTCACTCAAGAAGCAAGCCAATAAAGAGAAATCCGTTTTTCCACCTGCTCCACCGAAGCGCAAGGAGGATATCGCCATGGAAAGCGGTAAGGCGTTCCTGGTAGGTCAAAAGCGGCGGAAACGCGATGATTTCAAGATGGAGTAG
- a CDS encoding eukaryotic translation initiation factor 3 subunit 7-like protein, putative — protein sequence MWTCACTCVWLSLLFCFVCLFHSLMFVINTDPLSSFFLFPVDHISVSNLVVSFLMAFVLPQIHINEQSSWGPPEVQGGKIETTVGSLYHKREAVEPFDWLRVLEPVEGGRQREFTIVEDEKRNKILKSTRVKERRQVPDWSAPRRHQNSRRNFQNKPKRNITLPPDTVKVPSDAVILEQFRQAELAKMPNLTSLPTVSDISQHNRPPVYKNEMDKASCKAPIPLNEKETKVDFTRSDSFTDNVLRGILKSEPPGTYPIVVATDEVLALLMTCSRSVYSWHLHFYRVGRFYFISKVDGCNVEKQWVDETADVSRVPSETEVVETDRTSSLEAESSKVNNFFVAQSCTAARYQMDCEKSPFPGKHPRLYRYRRFVMHADTKDRYDLIVRCEVDAMQGDKHIRLFGLLEHCIKGEENDWRKMLASQTATCISEEYRRNAQKMARWIALCHLSGAHMKIGFISRCRKGAGVFDPLRHEVLATFTNDPSPLAAQLGIKVANMWTVADTIITAFVQSDFSEAALVKRSGDTSILLVEKCEEEFYEEEEDEEDDDEEDDDDEGEEDG from the coding sequence ATGTGGACGTGTGcatgtacgtgtgtgtggttgtcattactattttgttttgtctgtcTTTTCCATTCACTTATGTTTGTTATAAATACAgatcctctttcttccttttttctttttcccgtGGACCACATTTCAGTTTCAAACTTAGTAGTTTCGTTTTTGATGGCCTTTGTGTTACCCCAGATTCACATCAATGAGCAGTCCTCCTGGGGACCCCCAGAGGTTcaaggggggaaaattgAAACCACAGTGGGTTCATTATACCATAAGAGAGAAGCCGTTGAGCCGTTTGACTGGCTTAGGGTGCTAGAACCCGTTGAAGGTGGGAGGCAACGTGAATTCACGATCGTTGAggatgaaaagagaaacaaaatactAAAGAGCACGCGCGTGAAGGAGCGGCGTCAAGTTCCGGATTGGTCAGCTCCTAGGCGCCACCAGAATTCCCGCCGCAACTTTCAGAACAAACCCAAGCGAAATATCACCCTACCTCCCGATACCGTCAAGGTGCCGTCTGACGCTGTCATCCTTGAGCAGTTTCGACAGGCTGAGCTTGCCAAGATGCCAAACCTTACCAGCCTACCGACAGTATCTGACATATCACAGCACAACCGACCACCAGTGTATAAGAATGAGATGGATAAGGCATCCTGTAAAGCCCCGATCCCACTtaacgaaaaagaaacaaaggtgGATTTTACACGTTCGGATTCGTTTACCGACAATGTACTGCGTGGTATTCTCAAGAGTGAACCACCGGGCACTTACCCAATCGTCGTGGCAACTGACGAAGTGCTTGCACTCCTCATGACGTGCAGCCGAAGCGTGTACTCCTGGCATCTTCACTTCTATCGCGTCGGCCGTTTTTACTTTATATCGAAAGTTGATGGTTGCAACGTCGAGAAGCAATGGGTGGACGAAACTGCTGACGTGTCGCGTGTCCCTTCGGAGACCGAGGTGGTGGAGACCGACCGCACTAGCAGTCTCGAGGCGGAATCATCCAAGGTAAACAATTTCTTTGTTGCGCAGTCCTGTACGGCCGCTCGGTACCAGATGGACTGTGAAAAAAGCCCCTTTCCGGGGAAGCATCCTCGCTTGTACCGCTACCGCCGGTTCGTTATGCACGCTGACACCAAGGACAGGTACGATTTGATTGTCCGTTGCGAGGTGGACGCGATGCAAGGTGATAAACACATTCGACTCTTTGGGCTATTGGAGCACTGCATCAAAGGTGAGGAGAACGATTGGCGCAAGATGTTGGCTTCGCAGACCGCCACATGTATATCGGAAGAGTATCGGAGGAATGCGCAGAAGATGGCCCGCTGGATCGCCCTTTGTCACCTCTCGGGTGCACACATGAAGATTGGTTTCATTTCACGGTGTCGTAAGGGTGCCGGGGTGTTTGACCCACTTCGTCACGAAGTGCTTGCGACATTTACGAACGATCCTTCCCCACTCGCTGCCCAATTGGGTATAAAGGTTGCTAACATGTGGACGGTAGCGGACACCATCATCACGGCATTTGTGCAGTCAGATTTCAGTGAAGCAGCGCTTGTAAAGAGGTCGGGGGATACCTCAATCCTTCTAGTGGAGAAATGTGAAGAAGAATTttatgaagaggaggaggatgaggaggatgacgacgaagaggatgatgatgatgaaggtgAGGAAGACGGTTAG